The following coding sequences are from one Triticum aestivum cultivar Chinese Spring chromosome 5A, IWGSC CS RefSeq v2.1, whole genome shotgun sequence window:
- the LOC123101572 gene encoding uncharacterized protein gives MAKLEGGSKDVDEAMEKWHNGSLSHRLYDVFTVAGLRVEAIEPGRLLCSFMVPARLTSSASNRMQGGAVASLVDLVGSAVIFAGGSPVTGVSLDITVSYLGAARANIC, from the exons ATGGCGAAGCTCGAAGGCGGCAGCAAGGATGTTGACGAAGCCATGGAGAAGTGGCACAACGGTTCCTTGAGCCACCGGCTGTACGACGTCTTCACCGTAGCCGGCCTCCGCGTGGAGGCCATCGAACCCGGCCGCCTCCTCTGCTCCTTCATGGTCCCTGCTCGCCTCACGTCG AGCGCCAGCAACCGTATGCAGGGAGGCGCGGTGGCGTCGCTGGTGGACCTGGTGGGGTCTGCGGTGATCTTCGCGGGCGGCTCGCCGGTGACGGGGGTCTCGCTGGATATCACCGTCTCCTACCTGGGCGCCGCCCGTGCAAAC ATTTGCTGA